In the Ruminococcus sp. OA3 genome, one interval contains:
- the xseA gene encoding exodeoxyribonuclease VII large subunit encodes MRQSIYSVKQVNTYIKNMFTQDFLLSRIAVRGEVSNCKYHTSGHIYFSLKDENAAIACVMFAGQRKGLAFRMKDGDQVVVKGSVNVYERDGRYQVYAQEISLEGAGILYERFLALKKELEEMGMFAPDYKQSIPTGIRTLGVVTAPTGAAIRDILSVAKRRNPGISIILYPALVQGEGAKESIVQGIRAMDTFGVDTLIVGRGGGSIEDLWAFNEEDVARAIFECSVPVISAVGHETDVTIADYVADMRAPTPSAAAELAVDDVRAVIARMMEYKKRLSINMTGRITLTKQHLLRLKTQFGYLSPHQQIIEKRQFLADAEEKLRSAMGQRILEKRHLLQLHIQRLKGLSPLDKLNQGFSYVEGRDGKAVTSVSQAGTGDALKIHVSDGYIRADVTEISEDRVNAEKRQNREDSGRVI; translated from the coding sequence ATGAGACAGAGTATTTATTCTGTAAAGCAGGTCAATACTTATATTAAAAACATGTTCACACAGGATTTTCTGCTGTCCAGGATAGCAGTTCGCGGAGAAGTCAGCAATTGTAAATATCACACCTCAGGCCACATTTATTTTTCACTGAAGGATGAAAATGCGGCGATTGCCTGTGTGATGTTTGCCGGACAGCGAAAGGGCCTGGCATTCCGCATGAAAGACGGGGACCAGGTCGTAGTAAAAGGAAGTGTCAATGTCTATGAACGCGACGGCAGATATCAGGTATATGCGCAGGAGATTTCACTGGAAGGCGCAGGAATTCTGTATGAGAGATTTCTTGCCCTGAAAAAAGAACTGGAAGAGATGGGAATGTTTGCGCCGGATTATAAGCAGTCCATACCGACAGGCATACGGACTCTGGGAGTGGTCACCGCACCGACGGGAGCGGCGATCCGTGATATTTTAAGCGTTGCGAAGCGCAGAAACCCCGGGATTTCCATTATCCTGTATCCGGCGCTGGTACAGGGGGAGGGAGCAAAGGAAAGTATCGTGCAGGGAATCCGTGCAATGGATACTTTTGGTGTGGACACCCTGATCGTCGGAAGAGGCGGGGGATCCATAGAGGATCTCTGGGCATTTAATGAGGAGGATGTGGCAAGAGCTATTTTTGAATGTTCTGTGCCTGTGATCTCCGCGGTAGGCCATGAAACGGATGTTACAATCGCGGATTATGTGGCTGACATGCGCGCACCGACTCCGTCAGCAGCAGCCGAACTTGCAGTTGACGATGTACGTGCAGTAATCGCGCGTATGATGGAGTACAAAAAGCGCCTCAGCATCAATATGACGGGAAGGATTACGCTGACGAAACAGCATCTGCTCAGGCTGAAAACTCAATTTGGTTATCTCAGCCCTCATCAGCAGATCATTGAAAAGCGCCAGTTTCTGGCAGACGCGGAAGAGAAACTGCGCAGTGCGATGGGACAGCGTATCCTGGAAAAGCGCCATCTTCTGCAGCTGCATATACAGAGGCTAAAGGGTCTGTCTCCGCTTGATAAACTGAACCAGGGTTTTTCCTATGTGGAAGGCAGGGACGGGAAAGCAGTGACCAGTGTATCACAGGCGGGAACTGGCGACGCGCTTAAGATTCATGTCAGCGACGGATATATCCGGGCGGATGTGACAGAGATATCGGAGGACAGGGTGAATGCAGAAAAAAGACAAAACAGAGAAGACTCTGGAAGAGTCATTTGA
- the nusB gene encoding transcription antitermination factor NusB, translating into MGRRELRENIFKLLFLSAFNQEDEMPRQLELYFDNLEDLQDKDQIYMEDKFRLIMEKLQEIDGLLNEKSSGWKTTRMSKVDLTILRLAVYEIRYDEDVPTGVAINEAVELAKRFGQDESASFVNGILGAVAQE; encoded by the coding sequence ATGGGACGAAGAGAACTGCGGGAAAATATTTTTAAGCTGCTTTTTTTGAGCGCTTTTAATCAGGAAGATGAGATGCCTCGCCAGCTTGAGCTGTATTTTGACAATCTTGAAGATTTGCAGGATAAAGATCAGATATATATGGAAGACAAGTTTCGTCTGATCATGGAAAAGCTGCAGGAAATTGACGGGCTGCTGAATGAAAAGTCATCCGGCTGGAAAACGACCAGAATGAGTAAAGTGGATCTGACGATTCTTCGGCTTGCCGTATATGAGATCAGGTATGATGAAGATGTTCCGACCGGAGTTGCTATCAATGAGGCGGTCGAACTGGCAAAACGTTTCGGCCAGGATGAATCAGCATCATTTGTCAACGGAATTTTAGGTGCAGTCGCGCAGGAGTAG
- a CDS encoding Asp23/Gls24 family envelope stress response protein: protein MAENKNESRDAYTIYDDSTIGTVQIADEVVAIIAGLAATEVEGVNSMAGNITNELVGKLGMKNLSKGVKVNVSDGVVGVDLNLNIKYGYGIPEVCRKVQDKVKSAIENMTGLSVSDINIGIAGVNLENIE, encoded by the coding sequence ATGGCAGAGAATAAAAATGAAAGCAGAGATGCTTATACGATTTATGATGACAGTACAATAGGGACAGTTCAGATCGCAGATGAGGTAGTGGCTATCATTGCCGGATTGGCGGCGACAGAAGTGGAAGGTGTCAATTCCATGGCCGGAAATATTACGAACGAACTCGTAGGAAAACTCGGAATGAAGAATCTGTCGAAAGGTGTGAAAGTCAATGTGTCGGACGGGGTGGTCGGCGTTGACCTGAACCTGAACATTAAATACGGTTATGGGATTCCGGAGGTCTGCCGCAAAGTGCAGGATAAGGTAAAATCAGCGATCGAGAATATGACGGGACTGAGTGTATCGGATATTAATATAGGCATTGCAGGCGTGAACCTTGAAAATATAGAATGA